The Mobula birostris isolate sMobBir1 chromosome 11, sMobBir1.hap1, whole genome shotgun sequence genome has a segment encoding these proteins:
- the LOC140205369 gene encoding dual specificity protein phosphatase 14-like has translation MTHASMAMRPLSFLLPKSQGHPSVSLPPPPHPSRPPPLTLPLFSPPLGSLSPLSQVTPSLFLSGGTVASDGQALRNRGITCVVNATLEMNGPRWPGLEYLQVPLPDLPHAPLSLYFDLVADRIWQVSRRGGRTLVHCAAGISRSPTLCLAYLMKYHGQSLREAYRWLRSRRPIIHPNLGFWRQLIDYERRLFGRNSVRMVPTPLGLAPDLYLQEGHGLLPYWAF, from the coding sequence ATGACACACGCCTCTATGGCAATGCGGCCCCTCAGCTTCCTCCTGCCTAAGTCCCAGGGCCACCCTTCTgtctctctgccccctcctccacaTCCCTCCCGTCCTCCACCCCTCACTCTGCCCCTCTTTTCCCCGCCCCTCGGCTCCCTGTCTCCCCTTTCTCAGGTCACACCCTCCCTCTTCCTGAGCGGCGGGACTGTGGCCTCAGATGGCCAGGCCCTTCGCAACCGAGGCATCACCTGTGTGGTGAACGCTACGCTGGAGATGAACGGCCCTCGCTGGCCAGGCCTTGAGTACTTACAAGTGCCCTTACCGGACCTGCCTCACGCTCCCCTCTCCCTCTACTTTGACTTGGTGGCAGACCGGATCTGGCAGGTGTCCCGACGGGGGGGACGGACCCTGGTGCATTGTGCAGCAGGCATTAGCCGTTCCCCCACCCTCTGCCTGGCCTACCTGATGAAATACCATGGACAGAGCCTGCGCGAGGCCTACCGTTGGCTCCGCTCCCGCCGCCCCATCATCCACCCCAACCTCGGCTTCTGGCGTCAGCTGATTGACTACGAGAGGCGGCTCTTCGGCAGGAACAGCGTTCGCATGGTGCCTACCCCCCTGGGCTTGGCCCCTGACCTCTATCTGCAGGAGGGGCATGGTCTACTGCCCTACTGGGCCTTCTga